Proteins found in one Balearica regulorum gibbericeps isolate bBalReg1 chromosome 17, bBalReg1.pri, whole genome shotgun sequence genomic segment:
- the CAMKK2 gene encoding calcium/calmodulin-dependent protein kinase kinase 2 isoform X4 produces the protein MPSCVPGSSPTPWPLCRDPGCGCRARRALRDPPSLSPRCPGMASLIVVTEYDATGSVSEEEEMNAPSGEGFGDGREPRAKLHLSGRKLSLQERSQPARSPGTGDGASERFIYPSLPYSPVTSPHSSPRLPRRPTVESNRVSITGLQDCVQLNQYKLKDEIGKGSYGVVKLAYNEDDNTYYAMKVLSKKKLMRQAGFPRRPPPRGAKAASEGCLQPKGPIEQVYQEIAILKKLDHPNVVKLVEVLDDPSEDHLYMVFELVKQGPVMEIPTLKPLSEDQARFYFQDLIKGIEYLHYQKIIHRDIKPSNLLVGEDGHVKIADFGVSNEFKGADALLTNTVGTPAFMAPETLSETRKIFSGKALDVWAMGITLYCFVFGQCPFMDERILSLHNKIKTQTLEFPDQPEVTDFLKDLITRMLDKNPESRISVPEIKLHPWVTKNGAELLPTEDENCTLVEVTEEEVENSVKHIPSLATVILVKTMIRKRSFGNPFEGSRREERSLSAPGNLLPKQGSEDNLKCNDLPNVGEEELLS, from the exons ATGCCATCATGCGTCCCCGGCAGCTCGCCCACCCCGTGGCCCCTCTGCCGTGACCCAGGCTGCGGCTGCCGAGCGCGCAGGGCACTGCGGGACCCCCCGTCGCTgagcccccgctgccccggcaTGGCCTCGCTCATCGTGGTGACCGAGTACGACGCAACGGGGAGTGtgagcgaggaggaggagatgaacGCACCCAGCGGCGAGGGTTTTGGGGACGGCCGGGAGCCGAGGGCGAAGCTGCACCTCTCCGGCCGAAAGCTCTCCCTGCAGGAGCGGTCACAGCCTGCCCGCTCGCCCGGGACCGGCGACGGTGCCAGCGAACGCTTCATCTACCCATCGCTCCCTTACTCTCCGGTGACGTCCCCACACTCCTCCCCACGGCTGCCGCGGCGGCCGACGGTGGAGTCGAACCGCGTGTCCATCACGGGACTCCAG GACTGTGTGCAGCTCAACCAGTACAAGCTGAAGGACGAGATCGGGAAG GGCTCCTACGGGGTGGTGAAGCTGGCCTACAATGAGGACGATAACACCTACTAT GCAATGAAGGTTCTCTCCAAAAAGAAGCTGATGAGACAGGCAGGCTTTCCCC GTCGCCCACCGCCCCGCGGGGCCAAAGCTGCCTCCgagggctgcctgcagcccaaaGGGCCCATCGAACAGGTCTACCAGGAGATCGCCATCCTGAAGAAGCTGGATCACCCCAACGTGGTGAAGCTGGTGGAG GTACTGGATGACCCCAGCGAGGACCACCTGTACATGG tgtttgaacTGGTGAAGCAAGG CCCCGTGATGGAAATCCCAACCCTGAAACCTCTCAGCGAGGACCAGGCTCGGTTCTACTTCCAGGATCTGATCAAGGGCATTGAATACT TGCACTATCAGAAGATAATCCACCGGGATATTAAACCTTCCAACCTCCTCGTGGGGGAAGACGGGCACGTCAAGATTGCTGACTTTGGAGTGAGCAACGAGTTCAAGGGAGCCGATGCCCTCTTAACCAACACGGTGGGCACCCCTGCTTTCATGGCACCGGAGACACTCTCAGAAACCAGGAAAATCTTCTCTGGAAAG GCTTTGGATGTCTGGGCCATGGGGATCACGCTGTACTGCTTCGTGTTTGGGCAG TGCCCTTTTATGGATGAAAGGATCCTGAGTTTACACAATAAAATCAAGACCCAAACGCTGGAGTTCCCAGACCA gcCAGAAGTTACAGACTTCTTGAAGGATTTGATTACACGGATGCTGGATAAAAATCCTGAATCTAGGATTTCGGTCCCAGAAATCAAG TTGCACCCTTGGGTCACCAAGAACGGAGCGGAGCTGCTGCCCACGGAGGATGAGAACTGCACCCTCGTCGAGGTGACggaagaggaggtggagaatTCGGTCAAGCACATCCCCAGCCTGGCCACTGTG ATCTTGGTTAAAACGATGATCCGGAAGCGATCCTTTGGGAACCCATTcgaggggagcaggagggaggagcgGTCGCTGTCTGCCCCCGGGAACCTGCTGCC GAAACAAGGCAGCGAAGATAATCTGAAATGCAACGACTTGCCCAACGTGGGAGAGGAGGAACTTCTTTCGTGA
- the CAMKK2 gene encoding calcium/calmodulin-dependent protein kinase kinase 2 isoform X5, whose amino-acid sequence MPSCVPGSSPTPWPLCRDPGCGCRARRALRDPPSLSPRCPGMASLIVVTEYDATGSVSEEEEMNAPSGEGFGDGREPRAKLHLSGRKLSLQERSQPARSPGTGDGASERFIYPSLPYSPVTSPHSSPRLPRRPTVESNRVSITGLQDCVQLNQYKLKDEIGKGSYGVVKLAYNEDDNTYYAMKVLSKKKLMRQAGFPRRPPPRGAKAASEGCLQPKGPIEQVYQEIAILKKLDHPNVVKLVEVLDDPSEDHLYMVFELVKQGPVMEIPTLKPLSEDQARFYFQDLIKGIEYLHYQKIIHRDIKPSNLLVGEDGHVKIADFGVSNEFKGADALLTNTVGTPAFMAPETLSETRKIFSGKALDVWAMGITLYCFVFGQCPFMDERILSLHNKIKTQTLEFPDQPEVTDFLKDLITRMLDKNPESRISVPEIKESTVQQPFAGDFWSSAPAGAWKGREAEKMETKLHPWVTKNGAELLPTEDENCTLVEVTEEEVENSVKHIPSLATVPKLDKQPIFQLGFGKY is encoded by the exons ATGCCATCATGCGTCCCCGGCAGCTCGCCCACCCCGTGGCCCCTCTGCCGTGACCCAGGCTGCGGCTGCCGAGCGCGCAGGGCACTGCGGGACCCCCCGTCGCTgagcccccgctgccccggcaTGGCCTCGCTCATCGTGGTGACCGAGTACGACGCAACGGGGAGTGtgagcgaggaggaggagatgaacGCACCCAGCGGCGAGGGTTTTGGGGACGGCCGGGAGCCGAGGGCGAAGCTGCACCTCTCCGGCCGAAAGCTCTCCCTGCAGGAGCGGTCACAGCCTGCCCGCTCGCCCGGGACCGGCGACGGTGCCAGCGAACGCTTCATCTACCCATCGCTCCCTTACTCTCCGGTGACGTCCCCACACTCCTCCCCACGGCTGCCGCGGCGGCCGACGGTGGAGTCGAACCGCGTGTCCATCACGGGACTCCAG GACTGTGTGCAGCTCAACCAGTACAAGCTGAAGGACGAGATCGGGAAG GGCTCCTACGGGGTGGTGAAGCTGGCCTACAATGAGGACGATAACACCTACTAT GCAATGAAGGTTCTCTCCAAAAAGAAGCTGATGAGACAGGCAGGCTTTCCCC GTCGCCCACCGCCCCGCGGGGCCAAAGCTGCCTCCgagggctgcctgcagcccaaaGGGCCCATCGAACAGGTCTACCAGGAGATCGCCATCCTGAAGAAGCTGGATCACCCCAACGTGGTGAAGCTGGTGGAG GTACTGGATGACCCCAGCGAGGACCACCTGTACATGG tgtttgaacTGGTGAAGCAAGG CCCCGTGATGGAAATCCCAACCCTGAAACCTCTCAGCGAGGACCAGGCTCGGTTCTACTTCCAGGATCTGATCAAGGGCATTGAATACT TGCACTATCAGAAGATAATCCACCGGGATATTAAACCTTCCAACCTCCTCGTGGGGGAAGACGGGCACGTCAAGATTGCTGACTTTGGAGTGAGCAACGAGTTCAAGGGAGCCGATGCCCTCTTAACCAACACGGTGGGCACCCCTGCTTTCATGGCACCGGAGACACTCTCAGAAACCAGGAAAATCTTCTCTGGAAAG GCTTTGGATGTCTGGGCCATGGGGATCACGCTGTACTGCTTCGTGTTTGGGCAG TGCCCTTTTATGGATGAAAGGATCCTGAGTTTACACAATAAAATCAAGACCCAAACGCTGGAGTTCCCAGACCA gcCAGAAGTTACAGACTTCTTGAAGGATTTGATTACACGGATGCTGGATAAAAATCCTGAATCTAGGATTTCGGTCCCAGAAATCAAG GAAAGTACTGTGCAACAGCCTTTCGCAGGAGATTTCTGGTCCTCTGCCCCTGCGGGAGCCTGGAAGGGGCGAGAAGCTGAGAAAATGGAGACTAAG TTGCACCCTTGGGTCACCAAGAACGGAGCGGAGCTGCTGCCCACGGAGGATGAGAACTGCACCCTCGTCGAGGTGACggaagaggaggtggagaatTCGGTCAAGCACATCCCCAGCCTGGCCACTGTG CCAAAGCTAGACAAACAGCCGATTTTCCAGCTTGGTTTTGGTAAATATTAA
- the CAMKK2 gene encoding calcium/calmodulin-dependent protein kinase kinase 2 isoform X3: MPSCVPGSSPTPWPLCRDPGCGCRARRALRDPPSLSPRCPGMASLIVVTEYDATGSVSEEEEMNAPSGEGFGDGREPRAKLHLSGRKLSLQERSQPARSPGTGDGASERFIYPSLPYSPVTSPHSSPRLPRRPTVESNRVSITGLQDCVQLNQYKLKDEIGKGSYGVVKLAYNEDDNTYYAMKVLSKKKLMRQAGFPRRPPPRGAKAASEGCLQPKGPIEQVYQEIAILKKLDHPNVVKLVEVLDDPSEDHLYMVFELVKQGPVMEIPTLKPLSEDQARFYFQDLIKGIEYLHYQKIIHRDIKPSNLLVGEDGHVKIADFGVSNEFKGADALLTNTVGTPAFMAPETLSETRKIFSGKALDVWAMGITLYCFVFGQCPFMDERILSLHNKIKTQTLEFPDQPEVTDFLKDLITRMLDKNPESRISVPEIKLHPWVTKNGAELLPTEDENCTLVEVTEEEVENSVKHIPSLATVILVKTMIRKRSFGNPFEGSRREERSLSAPGNLLPRKQGSEDNLKCNDLPNVGEEELLS; the protein is encoded by the exons ATGCCATCATGCGTCCCCGGCAGCTCGCCCACCCCGTGGCCCCTCTGCCGTGACCCAGGCTGCGGCTGCCGAGCGCGCAGGGCACTGCGGGACCCCCCGTCGCTgagcccccgctgccccggcaTGGCCTCGCTCATCGTGGTGACCGAGTACGACGCAACGGGGAGTGtgagcgaggaggaggagatgaacGCACCCAGCGGCGAGGGTTTTGGGGACGGCCGGGAGCCGAGGGCGAAGCTGCACCTCTCCGGCCGAAAGCTCTCCCTGCAGGAGCGGTCACAGCCTGCCCGCTCGCCCGGGACCGGCGACGGTGCCAGCGAACGCTTCATCTACCCATCGCTCCCTTACTCTCCGGTGACGTCCCCACACTCCTCCCCACGGCTGCCGCGGCGGCCGACGGTGGAGTCGAACCGCGTGTCCATCACGGGACTCCAG GACTGTGTGCAGCTCAACCAGTACAAGCTGAAGGACGAGATCGGGAAG GGCTCCTACGGGGTGGTGAAGCTGGCCTACAATGAGGACGATAACACCTACTAT GCAATGAAGGTTCTCTCCAAAAAGAAGCTGATGAGACAGGCAGGCTTTCCCC GTCGCCCACCGCCCCGCGGGGCCAAAGCTGCCTCCgagggctgcctgcagcccaaaGGGCCCATCGAACAGGTCTACCAGGAGATCGCCATCCTGAAGAAGCTGGATCACCCCAACGTGGTGAAGCTGGTGGAG GTACTGGATGACCCCAGCGAGGACCACCTGTACATGG tgtttgaacTGGTGAAGCAAGG CCCCGTGATGGAAATCCCAACCCTGAAACCTCTCAGCGAGGACCAGGCTCGGTTCTACTTCCAGGATCTGATCAAGGGCATTGAATACT TGCACTATCAGAAGATAATCCACCGGGATATTAAACCTTCCAACCTCCTCGTGGGGGAAGACGGGCACGTCAAGATTGCTGACTTTGGAGTGAGCAACGAGTTCAAGGGAGCCGATGCCCTCTTAACCAACACGGTGGGCACCCCTGCTTTCATGGCACCGGAGACACTCTCAGAAACCAGGAAAATCTTCTCTGGAAAG GCTTTGGATGTCTGGGCCATGGGGATCACGCTGTACTGCTTCGTGTTTGGGCAG TGCCCTTTTATGGATGAAAGGATCCTGAGTTTACACAATAAAATCAAGACCCAAACGCTGGAGTTCCCAGACCA gcCAGAAGTTACAGACTTCTTGAAGGATTTGATTACACGGATGCTGGATAAAAATCCTGAATCTAGGATTTCGGTCCCAGAAATCAAG TTGCACCCTTGGGTCACCAAGAACGGAGCGGAGCTGCTGCCCACGGAGGATGAGAACTGCACCCTCGTCGAGGTGACggaagaggaggtggagaatTCGGTCAAGCACATCCCCAGCCTGGCCACTGTG ATCTTGGTTAAAACGATGATCCGGAAGCGATCCTTTGGGAACCCATTcgaggggagcaggagggaggagcgGTCGCTGTCTGCCCCCGGGAACCTGCTGCC cagGAAACAAGGCAGCGAAGATAATCTGAAATGCAACGACTTGCCCAACGTGGGAGAGGAGGAACTTCTTTCGTGA
- the CAMKK2 gene encoding calcium/calmodulin-dependent protein kinase kinase 2 isoform X1 codes for MPSCVPGSSPTPWPLCRDPGCGCRARRALRDPPSLSPRCPGMASLIVVTEYDATGSVSEEEEMNAPSGEGFGDGREPRAKLHLSGRKLSLQERSQPARSPGTGDGASERFIYPSLPYSPVTSPHSSPRLPRRPTVESNRVSITGLQDCVQLNQYKLKDEIGKGSYGVVKLAYNEDDNTYYAMKVLSKKKLMRQAGFPRRPPPRGAKAASEGCLQPKGPIEQVYQEIAILKKLDHPNVVKLVEVLDDPSEDHLYMVFELVKQGPVMEIPTLKPLSEDQARFYFQDLIKGIEYLHYQKIIHRDIKPSNLLVGEDGHVKIADFGVSNEFKGADALLTNTVGTPAFMAPETLSETRKIFSGKALDVWAMGITLYCFVFGQCPFMDERILSLHNKIKTQTLEFPDQPEVTDFLKDLITRMLDKNPESRISVPEIKESTVQQPFAGDFWSSAPAGAWKGREAEKMETKLHPWVTKNGAELLPTEDENCTLVEVTEEEVENSVKHIPSLATVILVKTMIRKRSFGNPFEGSRREERSLSAPGNLLPRKQGSEDNLKCNDLPNVGEEELLS; via the exons ATGCCATCATGCGTCCCCGGCAGCTCGCCCACCCCGTGGCCCCTCTGCCGTGACCCAGGCTGCGGCTGCCGAGCGCGCAGGGCACTGCGGGACCCCCCGTCGCTgagcccccgctgccccggcaTGGCCTCGCTCATCGTGGTGACCGAGTACGACGCAACGGGGAGTGtgagcgaggaggaggagatgaacGCACCCAGCGGCGAGGGTTTTGGGGACGGCCGGGAGCCGAGGGCGAAGCTGCACCTCTCCGGCCGAAAGCTCTCCCTGCAGGAGCGGTCACAGCCTGCCCGCTCGCCCGGGACCGGCGACGGTGCCAGCGAACGCTTCATCTACCCATCGCTCCCTTACTCTCCGGTGACGTCCCCACACTCCTCCCCACGGCTGCCGCGGCGGCCGACGGTGGAGTCGAACCGCGTGTCCATCACGGGACTCCAG GACTGTGTGCAGCTCAACCAGTACAAGCTGAAGGACGAGATCGGGAAG GGCTCCTACGGGGTGGTGAAGCTGGCCTACAATGAGGACGATAACACCTACTAT GCAATGAAGGTTCTCTCCAAAAAGAAGCTGATGAGACAGGCAGGCTTTCCCC GTCGCCCACCGCCCCGCGGGGCCAAAGCTGCCTCCgagggctgcctgcagcccaaaGGGCCCATCGAACAGGTCTACCAGGAGATCGCCATCCTGAAGAAGCTGGATCACCCCAACGTGGTGAAGCTGGTGGAG GTACTGGATGACCCCAGCGAGGACCACCTGTACATGG tgtttgaacTGGTGAAGCAAGG CCCCGTGATGGAAATCCCAACCCTGAAACCTCTCAGCGAGGACCAGGCTCGGTTCTACTTCCAGGATCTGATCAAGGGCATTGAATACT TGCACTATCAGAAGATAATCCACCGGGATATTAAACCTTCCAACCTCCTCGTGGGGGAAGACGGGCACGTCAAGATTGCTGACTTTGGAGTGAGCAACGAGTTCAAGGGAGCCGATGCCCTCTTAACCAACACGGTGGGCACCCCTGCTTTCATGGCACCGGAGACACTCTCAGAAACCAGGAAAATCTTCTCTGGAAAG GCTTTGGATGTCTGGGCCATGGGGATCACGCTGTACTGCTTCGTGTTTGGGCAG TGCCCTTTTATGGATGAAAGGATCCTGAGTTTACACAATAAAATCAAGACCCAAACGCTGGAGTTCCCAGACCA gcCAGAAGTTACAGACTTCTTGAAGGATTTGATTACACGGATGCTGGATAAAAATCCTGAATCTAGGATTTCGGTCCCAGAAATCAAG GAAAGTACTGTGCAACAGCCTTTCGCAGGAGATTTCTGGTCCTCTGCCCCTGCGGGAGCCTGGAAGGGGCGAGAAGCTGAGAAAATGGAGACTAAG TTGCACCCTTGGGTCACCAAGAACGGAGCGGAGCTGCTGCCCACGGAGGATGAGAACTGCACCCTCGTCGAGGTGACggaagaggaggtggagaatTCGGTCAAGCACATCCCCAGCCTGGCCACTGTG ATCTTGGTTAAAACGATGATCCGGAAGCGATCCTTTGGGAACCCATTcgaggggagcaggagggaggagcgGTCGCTGTCTGCCCCCGGGAACCTGCTGCC cagGAAACAAGGCAGCGAAGATAATCTGAAATGCAACGACTTGCCCAACGTGGGAGAGGAGGAACTTCTTTCGTGA
- the CAMKK2 gene encoding calcium/calmodulin-dependent protein kinase kinase 2 isoform X2 — translation MPSCVPGSSPTPWPLCRDPGCGCRARRALRDPPSLSPRCPGMASLIVVTEYDATGSVSEEEEMNAPSGEGFGDGREPRAKLHLSGRKLSLQERSQPARSPGTGDGASERFIYPSLPYSPVTSPHSSPRLPRRPTVESNRVSITGLQDCVQLNQYKLKDEIGKGSYGVVKLAYNEDDNTYYAMKVLSKKKLMRQAGFPRRPPPRGAKAASEGCLQPKGPIEQVYQEIAILKKLDHPNVVKLVEVLDDPSEDHLYMVFELVKQGPVMEIPTLKPLSEDQARFYFQDLIKGIEYLHYQKIIHRDIKPSNLLVGEDGHVKIADFGVSNEFKGADALLTNTVGTPAFMAPETLSETRKIFSGKALDVWAMGITLYCFVFGQCPFMDERILSLHNKIKTQTLEFPDQPEVTDFLKDLITRMLDKNPESRISVPEIKESTVQQPFAGDFWSSAPAGAWKGREAEKMETKLHPWVTKNGAELLPTEDENCTLVEVTEEEVENSVKHIPSLATVILVKTMIRKRSFGNPFEGSRREERSLSAPGNLLPKQGSEDNLKCNDLPNVGEEELLS, via the exons ATGCCATCATGCGTCCCCGGCAGCTCGCCCACCCCGTGGCCCCTCTGCCGTGACCCAGGCTGCGGCTGCCGAGCGCGCAGGGCACTGCGGGACCCCCCGTCGCTgagcccccgctgccccggcaTGGCCTCGCTCATCGTGGTGACCGAGTACGACGCAACGGGGAGTGtgagcgaggaggaggagatgaacGCACCCAGCGGCGAGGGTTTTGGGGACGGCCGGGAGCCGAGGGCGAAGCTGCACCTCTCCGGCCGAAAGCTCTCCCTGCAGGAGCGGTCACAGCCTGCCCGCTCGCCCGGGACCGGCGACGGTGCCAGCGAACGCTTCATCTACCCATCGCTCCCTTACTCTCCGGTGACGTCCCCACACTCCTCCCCACGGCTGCCGCGGCGGCCGACGGTGGAGTCGAACCGCGTGTCCATCACGGGACTCCAG GACTGTGTGCAGCTCAACCAGTACAAGCTGAAGGACGAGATCGGGAAG GGCTCCTACGGGGTGGTGAAGCTGGCCTACAATGAGGACGATAACACCTACTAT GCAATGAAGGTTCTCTCCAAAAAGAAGCTGATGAGACAGGCAGGCTTTCCCC GTCGCCCACCGCCCCGCGGGGCCAAAGCTGCCTCCgagggctgcctgcagcccaaaGGGCCCATCGAACAGGTCTACCAGGAGATCGCCATCCTGAAGAAGCTGGATCACCCCAACGTGGTGAAGCTGGTGGAG GTACTGGATGACCCCAGCGAGGACCACCTGTACATGG tgtttgaacTGGTGAAGCAAGG CCCCGTGATGGAAATCCCAACCCTGAAACCTCTCAGCGAGGACCAGGCTCGGTTCTACTTCCAGGATCTGATCAAGGGCATTGAATACT TGCACTATCAGAAGATAATCCACCGGGATATTAAACCTTCCAACCTCCTCGTGGGGGAAGACGGGCACGTCAAGATTGCTGACTTTGGAGTGAGCAACGAGTTCAAGGGAGCCGATGCCCTCTTAACCAACACGGTGGGCACCCCTGCTTTCATGGCACCGGAGACACTCTCAGAAACCAGGAAAATCTTCTCTGGAAAG GCTTTGGATGTCTGGGCCATGGGGATCACGCTGTACTGCTTCGTGTTTGGGCAG TGCCCTTTTATGGATGAAAGGATCCTGAGTTTACACAATAAAATCAAGACCCAAACGCTGGAGTTCCCAGACCA gcCAGAAGTTACAGACTTCTTGAAGGATTTGATTACACGGATGCTGGATAAAAATCCTGAATCTAGGATTTCGGTCCCAGAAATCAAG GAAAGTACTGTGCAACAGCCTTTCGCAGGAGATTTCTGGTCCTCTGCCCCTGCGGGAGCCTGGAAGGGGCGAGAAGCTGAGAAAATGGAGACTAAG TTGCACCCTTGGGTCACCAAGAACGGAGCGGAGCTGCTGCCCACGGAGGATGAGAACTGCACCCTCGTCGAGGTGACggaagaggaggtggagaatTCGGTCAAGCACATCCCCAGCCTGGCCACTGTG ATCTTGGTTAAAACGATGATCCGGAAGCGATCCTTTGGGAACCCATTcgaggggagcaggagggaggagcgGTCGCTGTCTGCCCCCGGGAACCTGCTGCC GAAACAAGGCAGCGAAGATAATCTGAAATGCAACGACTTGCCCAACGTGGGAGAGGAGGAACTTCTTTCGTGA